The stretch of DNA GAGTCCTGCGGTGGCAGGGTCAAGCCGTGGACATCGTCTACAAGCGGCTCCTCGTCAACGAGCTCCTGGAACGGATCCAGGAGCTCCCCGCCCTGGTCCAGGCCGTGAAAGACCGGGCGGTGATCATGGTCAATCCCTTTCGATGCAAGCCCCTCCACAAGAAGTCGATCTTCGCGGTCCTCACCGACGACGAGCTGCAGCCGCTCTTCACGGACGATGAGCGGGCCGCGATCAAGGCCCACATCCCCTGGACACGGCGCGTGCGCGAGGGGCGGACGCTCCGCCACGGCCAGGCCGTGGATCTTCCTGCTTTCATCCGAGATCAACGGGACCAGCTGGTCATGAAGCCCAACGACGAGTACGGGGGCAAGGGGGTCTTCATCGGCTGGGAGCTCTCGGCCACGGAGTGGGAGGCCGCGCTCGCGGAGGCCCTCAAGTCCTCCTACGTGGTGCAGGACAGGGTGGAGTTGCGGCGGCAGAGCTTCCCCGAGCTGGCCCCGGAGCTTCGATTCCGCGACCTCGTGGTGGACCTGGACCCTTACGTCTTCAACGGCGAGGTCGAGGGTTTCCTGACCCGCCTCTCCGGCACCTCGCTCGCCAACGTGACCTCGGGCGGAGGCCAAGTCCCTTCCTTCCTCGTGGAGCCGAGGTGAGCTCGTGACGGGAGCCCCCGGCCTCAATCAAAAGCGCCCGGTGGGGGCCCTCCAGCTCCTGGCCCTGGGCGTGAATGGCATCGTGGGGGTGGGGATCTTCTTCGCCCCCGCCACCGTCGCCAAGCAGGCTCCCGGGCTGGCCAACGTCCTCGTCTTCGCGTTCACGGGCCTGGCCTTGCTGCCGGTGGCCCTGGCTTTTGCGGTTCTGGGCCGGCGCTTCGACGAGGACGGAGGGCCGGTGGTGTTCGCGCGGGCCGCCTTTGGCGACTTCGCTTCCTTCCTAGTGGGCTGGGTGGCATACGTGAGCGCGTTCCTTTCCGCCTCCGCGGTGATGGTGGGCCTCACGAATGCGACCGCCCCCTCCTTCGGTCTCACGAGCCCGCTCGCCTTGCGCCTCGCCGCCACCGCCCTCGTCACCATCCTCGCCTTGGTCGTGGCCTCCGGAATCTCCATCTCCGCCCGGGTCTGGACGACGCTGACCGTCCTCAAGCTCCTCCCCCTCCTGGCCCTGCTGGCCGTTTTCCTGGCCTTCCGGGGCGCCCCGGCTTCACCCTCGGCGCTTGGAGGCTCCGAGGTCTCCTGGCTGCGCGCCGGCCTGACCGTCATGTTCGCCTACCAGGGCTTCGAGATCGTGCCCGTCATTGCGGGCCAGGTTCGGTCCTCGGCGAAGGCCATACCCGTCGCCACCGTGGGCTCCCTCATCCTGTCCATGGCTCTCTACGTGGGCTTGGTTTGGGTGTGTGTCACGGCCCTTCCCAACCTCGCCGGGGCGGGAGCGCCCCTGGCGGAGGCGGCAGGGGTCTACGGGGGGCCCGACTTCTCGCGGCTGGTCGGCGTGGGTACGAGCGTGTCTGCCCTCGGTATCGCCCTCGGGATGATGGTCACGACCCCACGCTACCTGTCCGCCCTGGCCAGCGGCGAGCGCGTGCTCTTCGACCTCGACCGGCTGGCCCCGAACGGCGTGCCCATGCGGGCCCTGATCGTGACTTGGGCCCTGGTCACGGCCTTCGTCCAGGCCGGAGACCTGGGGGAGCTTTTCGCGCTCTCCAGCATCGCGGTGCTCATGCAGTACGGGGTGACGGCAGCCTCCCTCGTGGTGCTGGCCCGGCGCGGGGACCGCGGTCTCCGGCCCGGACACGCCTGGCTCGCCTTGCCCACGCTGGCCCTGGGCATCGCCCTCGTGGCCTTCGGCGCCACCCTGCGCGAGGTGCTGGTCGCGGGGGGCGCGGTGCTTATGGGCCTCGGTCTCACCCGCCTGGCCCGACCCCGAACCCGTCCGGCCTGAACCCGGTCCCGCCCCAGGATGTCGGGCACCCCATCGGTTACGATGGCGTGATGCTCCGGACTCTCGATTTCAAGGACCATCGGCGCGACCTGGGCGCAAACCGGTACGTCTACGCGGTGGTGTCGCGGCGGGCGCGCGGCCTCTCCATCGGCGTGAACTTGAACCCGGACAAGGTCTGCAACTTCGACTGCCCCTATTGTCAGGTGGACCGCACGACGCCGGGGGGGCCCTCGGCGGTCGGGGTGGAGGACCTCGTGGCCGAGCTGGATGACCTGCTCGAGCGCGTCACGGGCGGTGTCCTCTGGGACGCGGCCCCCTTCGACCGCGTCCTGCCCGCCCTCCGGCGCGTGGCCGACATCGCCTTCGCGGGAGACGGCGAGCCCACCACCCCCCCCGAATTCCCGGAGGCCGCGCGGGCGGTGAGGGTCGCGCGCGACCGTCGGGGGCTCTCTGTCCCCCTCCGCTTGCTCACCAACGCCACCCTCTTCCAGAAAGAGCGCGTCCGTACGGCCCTCGCTCACTTCGACGAGGTCTGGTGCAAGCTGGATGCGGGCACGGAGGGCTACTTCCACCTGGTGGACGGCACGCGCCTCCCCCTGCAAAGGATCCTGGACAACCTGCTCCTCGTGGCCCGGGCGCGCCCGATCGTGATCCAGAGCCTGTTCCTGACCTTTGAGGGGCGGGGGCCGGAGGCGGGGGAGATCGTGGCCTACTGCGATCGGCTGCGCGCGCTCATGGGGGCGGGGGGCCGCATCGATAGGGTGCAGGTCTACACGGTAGCCCGCCGGCCGGCGGACCCCCGGGTGGGCGCCCTTGGCGATGACAGGCTGGAGGAGATCGCGGAGCGCGTGCGCGCCCTCGGCCTGCCCGCCGAGGTCTACGGCGCGGCCTGAGCGGCCCCCACCACGCGCTCGCCGGTCGGCTGCACAGCCCCCCTAGCCGCCGCTCTTCTCGTAGGTGCCCATGAGCTCGACCCGGGCCAGGATGTGGCCCTCCATCGCCTTTTCGAGCTTGGGCTTGGTGGGGCGGACAAGGTCGGGCAGGACCAGATCGAGTGCGTAGAGCTTGTGGAAGTACCGGTGACGGCCGACGGGCGGGCAGGGCCCGCCGTAGCCGGTCCGTCCCCAGTCGTTGACCCCCTCCCGCGTTCCGCCCGGGAGGTCCCCTGGCCGCACCCCCTCCGGCAGACCGGTGGCCCCGGGGGGCAGGTTGTAGAGGATCCAGTGCACCCAGGTCATCTTCGGGGCGCGGGGATCGGGGGCGTCCGGGTCGTCGACGACGAGGGCGAGGCTCCTGGCATCGGGGGGCACCCCCGACCAAACCAGGCGCGGTGAAGCGTCCTTGCCCTCGCACGTGAAGCGAGACGGGATGGAGCCCCCGGGGGCGAAGCTGGGGGAGGTCAGAGACAGGGTCATGGCCGCACCTCCTCCTCCTCAATACCTCGGGGAGGAGAGTGCCTGCA from Vicinamibacteria bacterium encodes:
- a CDS encoding APC family permease → MTGAPGLNQKRPVGALQLLALGVNGIVGVGIFFAPATVAKQAPGLANVLVFAFTGLALLPVALAFAVLGRRFDEDGGPVVFARAAFGDFASFLVGWVAYVSAFLSASAVMVGLTNATAPSFGLTSPLALRLAATALVTILALVVASGISISARVWTTLTVLKLLPLLALLAVFLAFRGAPASPSALGGSEVSWLRAGLTVMFAYQGFEIVPVIAGQVRSSAKAIPVATVGSLILSMALYVGLVWVCVTALPNLAGAGAPLAEAAGVYGGPDFSRLVGVGTSVSALGIALGMMVTTPRYLSALASGERVLFDLDRLAPNGVPMRALIVTWALVTAFVQAGDLGELFALSSIAVLMQYGVTAASLVVLARRGDRGLRPGHAWLALPTLALGIALVAFGATLREVLVAGGAVLMGLGLTRLARPRTRPA
- a CDS encoding radical SAM protein; this translates as MLRTLDFKDHRRDLGANRYVYAVVSRRARGLSIGVNLNPDKVCNFDCPYCQVDRTTPGGPSAVGVEDLVAELDDLLERVTGGVLWDAAPFDRVLPALRRVADIAFAGDGEPTTPPEFPEAARAVRVARDRRGLSVPLRLLTNATLFQKERVRTALAHFDEVWCKLDAGTEGYFHLVDGTRLPLQRILDNLLLVARARPIVIQSLFLTFEGRGPEAGEIVAYCDRLRALMGAGGRIDRVQVYTVARRPADPRVGALGDDRLEEIAERVRALGLPAEVYGAA
- a CDS encoding YbhB/YbcL family Raf kinase inhibitor-like protein; the encoded protein is MTLSLTSPSFAPGGSIPSRFTCEGKDASPRLVWSGVPPDARSLALVVDDPDAPDPRAPKMTWVHWILYNLPPGATGLPEGVRPGDLPGGTREGVNDWGRTGYGGPCPPVGRHRYFHKLYALDLVLPDLVRPTKPKLEKAMEGHILARVELMGTYEKSGG